One genomic region from Candidatus Nitrosopumilus koreensis AR1 encodes:
- a CDS encoding AAA family ATPase: MQIEDFAQKNTVKKKNFNLNFTISKAPKKAKKLDLHQDISNYLDKNQYSFSEDMQEMIPKDTPPYLDNGEKYVERIARALKFFKQCSLIGPSGTGKTHIVYLVAELAGLPLWEINCGLQTSVFDLFGRYVGLGKENWIDGLIVNWCRDGGILYLDEANMMKQDVATRLNPILDQRGHLVLTEKDNELIHRHEHAYLIISMNPFSSEFAGTKPLNAAMRRRMSVWLNFDYMSVGDKIDEKEIDLVCHRAKVNRDDAEKIVKIGAKLRQEYQQGDLPYGPSVGDLANWAKIVADGTTVEIAAEETIIALTADDFEVQEEVRAIVKRVCGGDKFERKFV; encoded by the coding sequence ATGCAAATAGAGGATTTTGCCCAAAAGAACACTGTAAAGAAGAAAAATTTTAATTTAAATTTTACAATTTCAAAAGCTCCCAAAAAAGCCAAGAAATTAGATTTACATCAAGATATTTCAAATTATCTGGACAAAAATCAGTATTCATTTAGTGAAGATATGCAAGAGATGATTCCAAAAGACACTCCTCCATATTTGGATAATGGGGAAAAGTATGTAGAAAGAATTGCAAGAGCTTTAAAGTTTTTTAAACAATGTTCTTTGATTGGCCCCAGCGGAACTGGAAAAACACACATTGTTTATTTGGTTGCTGAATTAGCAGGTCTGCCATTATGGGAAATTAATTGTGGATTACAAACATCTGTTTTTGATCTTTTTGGAAGATATGTAGGATTGGGAAAAGAGAACTGGATTGATGGATTGATTGTAAACTGGTGTAGAGATGGAGGAATATTGTATCTTGATGAGGCAAACATGATGAAACAAGATGTTGCAACACGATTAAACCCTATTCTTGATCAGAGAGGACATCTTGTGTTAACAGAAAAAGATAATGAACTTATCCATAGACACGAACATGCATATCTGATAATCAGCATGAATCCTTTTTCATCAGAATTTGCAGGAACAAAGCCACTCAATGCTGCAATGAGAAGAAGGATGAGCGTTTGGTTAAATTTTGATTACATGAGTGTGGGAGATAAAATTGATGAAAAAGAAATTGATCTTGTATGTCACAGAGCAAAAGTAAACAGAGACGATGCAGAAAAAATTGTCAAGATAGGTGCAAAACTAAGGCAAGAATATCAACAAGGTGATCTTCCATATGGTCCATCAGTTGGAGATTTGGCAAATTGGGCAAAAATTGTTGCAGATGGAACAACGGTGGAAATTGCAGCAGAAGAGACAATCATAGCATTAACTGCAGATGATTTTGAGGTTCAAGAAGAAGTTCGTGCAATTGTAAAACGAGTTTGCGGAGGAGATAAGTTTGAAAGAAAATTTGTATGA
- a CDS encoding vWA domain-containing protein: MKENLYDLSANIIYEVADKEKTSIEVTMPEKLSFLELKYGKPTQISLPKPKKSDEKCLYQGILFDSIDDSYSTVWSLFLASLYHSGGHAAVSDYSVYQKWYQRKSPILASQAIKFVEDIRVQEYLKTRYSNPLKNIEMIKFSCELLYNKFLKNILESNEKNRTQHAFRNKIEHFRNEVKESITNNDTPENRIKLADEIYKNRYALGMWEYPFCDNIKPTNFTKYLKYLKLNPTGEFRHYANELGNMWIDEIKKEEKMMEKYKKYSEGLRFDKIKLAPENLGKFFQLRVDSTNFIKKIRSQVSNVTNSMEDPNTEDYGYIEMQKAVQAVASESQGISYFEQDQELRYEESWAIVMDTSASMKIQFQDLQKFLMCIAEAADKINYKGGKWSIHGFSNDFVLIKDFKEKYDDRIKARIGGMNSSGLSFVPDAMKLATRMLEDDINERRYLFLITDGYMMGYHEIDEEFQSAINLASKAGVNVIAIGVPDGMSKYFTVSFPHTEIRKTVANFVRAYTSVAQQYM, from the coding sequence TTGAAAGAAAATTTGTATGATCTATCTGCAAACATCATCTATGAAGTAGCAGACAAAGAAAAAACAAGCATTGAAGTAACAATGCCTGAAAAATTATCTTTTTTAGAACTAAAGTACGGAAAACCCACACAAATATCCCTTCCAAAACCAAAAAAAAGTGATGAAAAATGTCTCTATCAAGGCATTCTGTTTGATAGTATAGATGACTCGTATTCTACAGTGTGGTCTTTGTTTTTAGCATCATTGTATCACTCTGGAGGCCATGCTGCAGTTTCAGATTATTCAGTATATCAAAAATGGTATCAGAGAAAATCCCCAATCTTAGCATCTCAAGCAATTAAATTTGTGGAAGACATCAGAGTTCAGGAATATCTAAAAACCAGATATTCAAATCCTTTAAAAAATATTGAAATGATTAAATTTTCTTGTGAATTGTTGTACAACAAATTTTTGAAAAACATCCTAGAGTCAAATGAAAAAAATAGAACACAGCATGCATTTAGAAATAAAATAGAACACTTCAGAAATGAAGTAAAAGAATCTATAACAAATAATGACACTCCTGAAAACAGGATTAAACTTGCAGATGAAATTTACAAAAACAGATATGCTTTAGGAATGTGGGAATATCCATTTTGCGACAACATCAAACCAACAAACTTTACAAAATATTTGAAATATTTGAAATTAAATCCTACTGGAGAATTCAGACACTATGCTAACGAATTAGGCAATATGTGGATAGACGAAATTAAAAAAGAAGAAAAAATGATGGAAAAATACAAAAAATATTCTGAAGGATTACGTTTTGACAAAATCAAACTAGCACCAGAAAATCTTGGAAAATTTTTTCAGTTGAGAGTAGATAGTACAAATTTTATTAAAAAAATTAGAAGTCAAGTATCGAATGTAACAAACTCCATGGAAGATCCAAATACTGAAGATTATGGTTACATTGAAATGCAAAAAGCAGTTCAGGCAGTTGCAAGTGAAAGTCAAGGAATTTCTTATTTTGAGCAAGATCAAGAACTTCGTTATGAGGAAAGCTGGGCAATAGTTATGGATACTAGTGCAAGTATGAAAATTCAGTTTCAGGATTTACAGAAATTTTTGATGTGTATTGCAGAAGCTGCAGACAAAATAAACTACAAGGGAGGAAAATGGTCCATACATGGTTTTAGCAATGATTTTGTGCTGATTAAAGATTTCAAAGAAAAGTATGATGACAGAATCAAGGCCAGGATAGGAGGAATGAACAGTTCAGGATTATCATTTGTTCCAGATGCCATGAAATTGGCAACAAGAATGCTAGAAGACGACATCAATGAACGCAGATACTTGTTCCTAATTACCGATGGATACATGATGGGGTATCATGAAATTGACGAAGAGTTTCAATCTGCTATTAATCTGGCCTCCAAGGCAGGCGTAAATGTAATAGCAATAGGCGTACCTGATGGAATGTCAAAATATTTCACAGTTAGTTTCCCTCATACTGAGATTAGAAAGACAGTTGCAAACTTTGTTCGCGCCTATACATCTGTGGCACAACAATACATGTAA